The genomic region CGTCGACCTCAGCTCGACCGTGCTCGCTCGGGCGATGGCTTACCGCACGGCGCGGCTCGGTTCTCTCGACGCCATCCATCTCGCCAGTGCGGAACCGTTCCGTGCTGACCTGGAGCAATTCGTCACGTACGACAAGGAGTTGAGCGGAGCTGCTGCCGAGCTGGGATTTCCGGTCCTCGCGCCGGCCTGACCAGACGGCAGTTCGCAGCACAACGCCCCCTGCCCCAGAGAGGGACAGAGGGCGCCGCGGATGCGACGGGTCAGTAGACGTTGACGCCGTAGCGGTTGAGGACCTCGATGACGGGCTGGAAGTAGGTCGTGCCGCCGGTGGAGCAGTTGCCGCTGCCGCCGGAGGTCAGACCCAGGGCGGTGGAGCCGGCGAACAGTGAGCCGCCGGAGTCGCCGCCTTCGGCGCAGACGTTGGTGCGGATCAGGCCGCTGACGGAGCCCTCGGGGTAGTTCACCGTCGCGTTGACGCCGGTGACCGAGCCGCTGCGCAGACCGGTGGTGCTGCCGCTGCGGCGCACGGCCTGGCCGACGGACGCGTTGCCCGCCGTGGTGATGTCCTGGTACGAGCCGTTGTAGAGGTACACGTTGCCGGGGTGGTTCGTGTACGACGTGCTGTACCGGACGATGCCGTAGTCGTTGCCCGGGAAGCTGCTGCCGGTCCGGGTGCCGAGCACGGTGGACTGCGACGAGTTGGCGTACCAGGTGCTGGCCGAGTTGGTGCAGTGGCCGGCGGTGATGAAGTAGTAGGTGCCGGCGCTGTCGCGGACGTTGAAGCCGAGCGAGCAGCGGTAGCCGCCACCGTAGATGGCCTGTCCGCCGCTGATCCGCTTGCTGAGTACGCCGGGCAGCTTCTCCAGCACGACCTGGCTGCCGAAGCGCTTGGTGACGGCGGTGAGAGCGGCGAACTTGCCGCCGCTCACGGTGTCGTCGTACGAGACGATGATGCGGCCGGACTTCTCGTCGGTCATCCAGGCGGTGCCCGGGATCGACGCCTCCTTGGCCAGGGTGGCGGTGATGCTGCTCGCCGAGGTGACGGCGGGTGCCTCGCCACCCGGGGCCGCGTTGGCCGGGGCTGCGAGCTGAACGGTGGTGGTGGCCAGACCGGCGGTTGCCAGCAGGGCCACGGCACGGCGAATACGCATGGTTGTGCCTCCTCACGATGAGGACGCGCTCGGGGCGGGTGCGTCCTTGACTCAACCGCCGGAA from Kribbella flavida DSM 17836 harbors:
- a CDS encoding S1 family peptidase; this encodes MRIRRAVALLATAGLATTTVQLAAPANAAPGGEAPAVTSASSITATLAKEASIPGTAWMTDEKSGRIIVSYDDTVSGGKFAALTAVTKRFGSQVVLEKLPGVLSKRISGGQAIYGGGYRCSLGFNVRDSAGTYYFITAGHCTNSASTWYANSSQSTVLGTRTGSSFPGNDYGIVRYSTSYTNHPGNVYLYNGSYQDITTAGNASVGQAVRRSGSTTGLRSGSVTGVNATVNYPEGSVSGLIRTNVCAEGGDSGGSLFAGSTALGLTSGGSGNCSTGGTTYFQPVIEVLNRYGVNVY